GTGAAACATCTCCTGTGTGCGACTCCCACTATTACAACTATAGTAAGTGTTATTGTATAAACAGTACAAATACACTGCCAGTCAAATggttggaatatatatatatatatatatatatatatatatatatatatattgacattgaagactggaatcATGGCAAAAACAGAATACaagttttacagtacatttatcattattgttttAGAGTAAGATTCTATATGTTTGTTTTGAATGGCTCACAGGAAGAAGAAGAAGGCTCAGATGATGACTCCGTTCGGTACACCCCCCCACCCATGTACCTCACTGATAAGAGTGGCTGTGGGGAGGAGGAGGGAGACAGCGACCCGGCCTTTGTGTCTCCGCTGGATGAGATCAAGACAGTGAGACAATCGGTCATAACCATGTCCAACCTCCACGAGGCCTCCAGGTACTCAAAGCTTAGTCACTGAGGAACATCACATgcaattcaaaaaataaaaaggttacactttagtttaggggCCAGTCCTCACCATTAAGTAATTGCTTGGTATCATACATATTATTAGCGTATTGGCTGttcattagtacttataaagcacatacagTATTAGTGTCTTATTCTGCTTGAGCGTATATTAGATCAATTAATCCacccccatacctaaacttaacaactactatTAATCAGCAGCAAATCAGGAGTTCATTCAGGCAAGAGTCATAGTTAATAGTCAGAATCGGCCCCCAAACTgaattgtgaataataatgattgagtatttttaaaataatgacaGATAATTGTTCCAAAGGTATGAAGAAACAAAAGGAGGATTTTAGCAGAATGTCTAATGTCCTGTTTTCCATCATTGGCTATTATGGAATATGATTAGTGTTCAATATTtcaattttgttttcaatttaagtCGTTATTCACAGTCATTTCAAATATGTttgaaatgtgacattttaattgATTGTGCAAAAGAGAGATTTGAGAACTAAAGCAAAGCATATTTGAATTTTTTCTGTTTAGCACAAAGCTATTGCATGTTTTCAAAAGCCTTGGAATGTAAATGACAAAGTCAAGTTATATTaaccacttttatgatactttataACAGCTCTATTTCCCATTTGTTTTTGTTGCATGGTAGAGTAGGGTTGCCAGAtgactacatttttaaaatacatattttatagtcACTGGTTAAAAAAAAGAGTCACTTTAAAACCAAACAGCACCTTTATGCATAAAACTTgataatgtatatataacatatataacttAATAATGCAAAACAATTTCAGCTTGAAAATTACTGTATAGTGGTTAAAAAATGAACATTGTAATTTTtgtacattaaaacattttactttaaGATTGAAAGCTTCCATAGACTTTTATAGACTGTTGACTCTCCTAGAATCGTTTTTGGAGTGACCTGGCAGTTACCATAGAAACATCCTCACATAGGCCCCCTTCCAGTACCTTTCTCTTACAAAAATCTCCTTACAGCGTCTCATCTTCTAGCACAGTTTTATCATTGATAGAATTCAAAATTGGTagcctaaaatattttattggaaGCATTTCGATCAAATATGCATAgtctaaaaaaaatgtcaaacctTAAACCAGTGGCAacagtttaaatttaaattaaatgtatgcatttagcagacacttttatccaaagcgacttacattgcattcacgctaacaattttctcctaacatttgttccctgggatttgaacccccaaccttgcgcttgctaactcagttctctaccacttgagctacaggaacactaaaaggTTAAAATTCTTCAGGAAAACCGCAGATTTGGCAACCCTCTGATAGAGACCTCTGGACAtcctgcaatatatatatattctgttgtgTCAAAAAGAAAACCTTACTGATTTGCGATGACATGGGTGTGCAAATGTTTCCTAGTGATAAATTGCAGGGTGAGATATTCCTTTTTAGAAACTGTGTTTTGCAAACTGTCTAATTGCAGGTCTGAGTTGCTGGAGTGTTTGCGTGAGACTCGAGCCGAGAAGAAAAGACGACGTAAAGCCATCAGAGAGTTTGAAGAGCAGTTCTTCAGACAGATGGGAAGGTAAAACACAGATGCGTTACAGTTACATATTTTAATGGTATTTTGTTACTTCTGTCGTTTTGAACATGGACAGgaaggaaaaaggaaaataacGATCAAAATAGTTAACATAATTCACATCTAATCAATAATATACAAAGTAATACCacaaggagaaaaaaaactgtttttttatacACAATGTATGGATttcgttttttaaataaaatacatttccacTTATCTGCTATCCACTGATGTACAAAACTGCTTCAGTAAGGCAACTCAAGGgttaaatgtgtgttttaatgtTAGTGGAGTAATCTGTTTCATGCGttatctgtttttttctttccctttCCACCAAAATAATGAAGATCCGCACAAAAAGATGACCGAATCCCCATGGCTGAGGTGTACCAGGAGTACAAGAGTCTCAAAGCCAAATTACGCTTACTGGAAGTGTTGCTCAGCAAACAGGAAACCACTTAGAATATCTGAAAAATTCTTTCTGCCTTTCAGTATCGAACCCAATGTTTGGACCaaattgtgtttttacatttgaCATAATCGTGCCATTATGATGCTAAATGCACTTTAATATCATTTCTGACCACATTGGAAGTCCTAGACTCAATGGGTTGGGCCGAACCGATCAAAGCCTTTCGGTGGCTACTATCTCATAAACGCAAACATGTGCGATCTCTGTGTTGTGTACAGAGCAAGACAGATCAATACAAACCTCATTCAGAAGTCAAAGGGCAAAGGGAAATATAGAGTATTCATTTATGTTTATGGAATATGGCACTTTATTTTTGAagcgtttttttttgtttttaaccaaAGTCGAATCATATGCACTTTTCACGTTTTCTTGCTCTTGTTTGAAGCTAGTTTATGATTCTAATTAGGAACATGGTGACATTATGCACACTAATGAGGATCGGTGATTCTCTGGGGCTAGACACGATCTCTAGCCTGTCAGATAATGCAACGCTCTAGATAGAAAACAACGCAGAGCACTTAAAAATAAGGGTTTTATGCAAATTTCAGTGAGTTCACTAACATATGAACACAGCAGCAACCATGTTTATTTCTCATATATTTGTCTCTCATATGAAAAAGGGAGCACAAAATGAGACATACTTCatacaatttaaaagtattttaaaagatCTATTTTGTTCAAAAACGTGTTAAAGTATAGTACGTGGCCATCACAGAGCACAGTTTTCCTCCtatacaaattaaacattaaaccaGTGGTTAATATGAATACTGTCCAATAACGTCGTACACTATAAACAATACTGAAGCCCAAAGCAGGAGATATGTTCATGAGAAGCGGATGTGCGCTTTAAGTGCAATTCTGCTCAAGTAGCTACTCTCTGGAAACGAAACACTCGATATCTTTCCTTTCCGACGGATCTACTGCAATGAACTATTACAATCTTTGTGTAGTGTCTTTGCATGCCAACCAGCGTAAACTGTTGAATTGTGCAACAATCAGGTGTGGTTATTCTGTCATGTTATCGTCGCCCCAGAATTGATTTGCTGTACACATCCACAATGACAAATGTAGCTTTTGAATGTTAGCTATTGTGCACGTAATTCTACATTGGTTTATACAgtaaacatgtatatatataattatctatatatatatatttgctttatcGTGACCCTTTTCTTTTCCATCAACAAAATCCTCTGTATTGTGCACTTCTGGTTCTGTCCATTTTCTATTCAccggttaaaaaataaatatttttctatctACATGTCGTATCACATTTATTATATGTTAAATCACAGTATACTGGATGGGTTAGAATGGAGAACATGAAACACTGCCGAAGAACAGTAATGCTAATGTCAACGTTTCCAAAAATGTTTGCAGTCATGCTACAGATACGTCCAATCACATATTTTTTGAGATATCTCACTTGATATCACCACATTCATAATGCCTTATAAGATCGGTTGTCTCGATTCACCGATTTCAGTGACTTGATGAGCATCTGGTGTTAAATTTGTGTAAACTTTGGTAAACTGTTACAATGCGGCGTTCTAACAGGAAGGTGTGACAGCCAGTAGGATTAAAGAAGCAGTTTGATTGACAGGGGTGATTAAGTCAACATCCCAATACCAAAATAGGAGCACGACATATCTAACCCAACCCCGGGTCGAGATCCATAATCTAGTAAACGAAAAAGAGCATTTTGTCAAAAGCTGTGAGACACATGCTGCCGAGGAGCCTTACAGACACCAACAGGAATTATGGATAAGTTTGATAATGGGTAAGGAGGACGGCTAAAGGAGAAGGCTATTTTCTGTGCTGTTCAAGGCAGCAGAAGAGTTCCGAGTCGTAGGTTAGCGTCCCACGCTGATGTTGCAGGTCTTACAGCTGGGATCCTTCTTGGCGTTGACTGTGGAGAGGCTCATGAGTTGGCCGCTGATCTCCGCTACTGTGCCCAGGCTCAGATCCACGGGGTCGGTGTAGATGACCTCCAGGATAAGGTCCTGTGCGTGGTGGAACACCAGCCGGCCATCTTCATCCTCCGAGCACGTCAAAAAGTGGTTGTTGGCGATATCCAGCGCAGGTAGGCGCTGCTTGCAGAACTCGTCTCCAGACGAGCCCTTCGGAGCGATCACCAGAATGACATAGTGATAGGCCGTGTACATGCAGTAGAAGTCGGCAAAATAAAGGTTTGTCTTGGGACTGAAGAGCTCCTCGGCTGGCAGCTGGAAGCGGTAACGGCCGTACGGTGAGTCCTGTGGTGGTTTGCCCGTGTTGAATTCAGTGTTGCAGCTGAAGAAGATGCCCTCGAGCTTCCCGCTGATAGGCGAACCATGGCTGCCGCTGTTGTCCTTCACTGACAGCAACATCTTGTTGTTTTGGGCCTCCCTGCAACCAGAAAAAATTACTGTGTGACAAATGGGTTCATAGAGGTGATGTTCAGTGGTACTACAAGAATTCATttgcacttaaagggttagttcacccagatagcaaatttatgtaattaataacttaccctcatgttgtttcaaacccgtgagacctccgtttatcttcggaacacagtttaagatattttagatttaggccgagagctctcagtccctccattgaagctgtgtgtacagtatactgtccatgtccagaaaggtaagaaaaacatcatcaaagtagtccatgtgacatccgagggtcagttagaattttctgaagcatcgaaaatacattttgatccaaaaatagcaaaaacaacgactttattcagcattgtcttctcttccgtgtctgttgtgagagagagttcaaaacaaagcagtctggatatccagttcgcgaattaatcattcagttcaccaaatcgaaatgaatagttttaaacggtttgcatctctaatacgcattaatccacaaatgacttaagctgttaacttttttaatgtggctgagactccctctgagttcaaacaaaccaatatcccggagtaattcatttactcaaacagtacactgactgaactgctgtgaagagagaactgaagatgaacaccgagccgagccagataacgaacaaaacattgactcattcacgagtcaagaaccgtttctgtcagacgcgtctgattcgagaaccgaggagctgatgatactgcgcatgtgtgattcagcgtgaagcagactgacacacagagcgcctgaactgaacagatttttttggtgattgattctgaactgattctgtgctagtgttatgagcccaggtgaaccgaaggcttgaatcaagggcaatcatcgcaaatgacgtcattacgtcgagcgcaaaagaaccagtgaaccgttttcttcaaccggtttattgaatcgaactgtccgaaataactactggtgatccgaaaactgatgcaacctgttcttgactcgtgaatgagtcaaactgttgttcattatctggctcggctcggtgttcatcttcagttttcttttcacagcagttcagtcagtatactgtttgagtgcatgcattactccgggatatcagccacattaaaaaagttaacagcttaagtaatttgtggatcaatgcgtattagagatgcgaaccatttaaaacgattcagttcgatttggtgaactgattcaaaaagatccggttacatcgcatgattcgttcacgaaccggatatcacaaactgctttgttttgaactctctctcacaacagacccggaagagaagacaccctctgatgtcacttggactactttgattatgtttttcttacctttctggacatggacagtataccatacacatggtttcaatggagggactgagagctctcggactaaatcttaaatatcttcaactgtgttccaaagataaacggaggtctcacgggtttggaacgatataAGGGTGAatcattaataacataattttgctatctgggtgaactaaccctttaacttcaCTGCCATTGACCAACCTCAAATCAATACAAATTTTTGTAGCCGGAGAACACATTACAGCTATTTCTTTAAAATGGAAACTGGAAAAGTAAGGCAAGGCTATCTAATGGATTCTGAAGACTTGGAAAAAAGAATCTGAATCTCAAGGACCAatagtgtttttttcctttttggacCTTGATAACAGtttccatacatttttattattacatgtaaaagagcagtgtgaacattctgctaaatgcctcattttgttttttcttaGAAAAACAGTATCATATAGGTTCAGAACgttatggtgagtaaatgatgacattttttttttttttttttttttttgtgtgaaaaatctCTGGAAGCCGGTTTTcatcacagattaaaaaaaataaaaaaggaaactgtgacctttttatctcacaattctgacttagtTTCTCAGATTTCTCAATTATCTTGAAAAATCTTTCTCAGAATTGATTTTTGTGTCTGATCAGAAGCCTGTTTCCTTCTTACTATCATCACTACAGAGTTTAGACCTGATCTTTATTGTTAATGTGGTTATTAAAGCTGAAATGATATAAAAAAGTTGAACCACTATCTGAAACACATGAGGTATAATACAGATATCTAATCAAGTCAGTGTGGAATTAACCTTTGAGTCTCACATGAGGTAAGTACTACAACAATAGACTTTCACTCACCGATGGGAAACCAAATTGAATTACTTTGAAATAAAGCAAGGCAATGAATTCTTTAAATCTCACTGAAGTAAGATGAAGTGTTACATTCAGATGCATAAACTAGAGGGatattaaaaaatatgatttctgaagggaaaTGAACAcccaaacactcacacactcctgtGAGCCTTTTC
This portion of the Carassius gibelio isolate Cgi1373 ecotype wild population from Czech Republic chromosome A12, carGib1.2-hapl.c, whole genome shotgun sequence genome encodes:
- the LOC128025006 gene encoding phytanoyl-CoA hydroxylase-interacting protein-like isoform X2; translation: MRRADESQRNKSLDSGIAEMEDLPVPQNIKISNITCDSFKICWDMDSRSKERITHYFIDLNKKETKNANKFKHKDVPTKLVAKAVPLPMTVRGHWFLSPRTEYTVAVQTASKQGDGDYAVSEWSEIIEFCTGDYSTVHLTQLMEKAEVIAGRMLRFSVFYRNQHKEYFDHAREAQNNKMLLSVKDNSGSHGSPISGKLEGIFFSCNTEFNTGKPPQDSPYGRYRFQLPAEELFSPKTNLYFADFYCMYTAYHYVILVIAPKGSSGDEFCKQRLPALDIANNHFLTCSEDEDGRLVFHHAQDLILEVIYTDPVDLSLGTVAEISGQLMSLSTVNAKKDPSCKTCNISVGR